Proteins co-encoded in one Halodesulfovibrio sp. MK-HDV genomic window:
- a CDS encoding hydantoinase/oxoprolinase family protein, which translates to MLIGIDVGGTHTDAVAVESGKVVASGKVATAHDDLLSSVLGALEIVLKAVSPEDVTRLNLSTTLSTNAIVEGRTDEVGVIVSSGPGIDPYNFQTGKFYFPVKGSIDHRGEEVAPVVEKEIMDAFETCVAADVTAYAAVSKFSTRNPAHEEHIAESIASKSDVTSLGHRFSGQLDFPRRIATAYYNSAVWRLYNRFADAVEAGVRAKGITAPVNILKADGGTMPLESSREIPVESILSGPAASVMGVLAQRCIGKDCSDSPSPEGDTLILDIGGTTTDIALLVVDAPLVEKDGISVGSFPTLVHALKTRSIGVGGDSALHYSAGALRVGPERKGVCMAEGGSSPALMDALIYCGHASFGDSSASRKGIESLAEECGMEPLALATSAITLAVKTISRAVHEFIEEVNSTPVYTIREILSGADLAPDQVSIMGGPAEAFQKLLADELQIPVYTVPQYAVANAIGAAMTKPTFELELFADTEAQTLFIPVMGERRSVSSKYKLLDAVLDAKEALVSYFEQRDIVIGADEIEVTEEQSFNMVGDYGTVGRNIRVKCQITPGVDI; encoded by the coding sequence ATGCTTATTGGTATTGATGTTGGTGGAACGCACACCGACGCAGTGGCAGTTGAGAGTGGGAAAGTGGTTGCCTCTGGTAAAGTGGCTACGGCGCATGATGATTTGTTGTCATCGGTTCTGGGCGCGCTTGAGATAGTGCTTAAGGCTGTTTCTCCCGAAGATGTGACACGCCTTAATTTATCAACAACACTTTCTACGAATGCCATAGTTGAAGGTCGCACTGATGAAGTCGGTGTGATTGTTTCTTCAGGTCCCGGCATTGACCCATATAATTTTCAGACCGGTAAATTTTATTTTCCTGTAAAAGGCTCCATTGACCACAGAGGGGAAGAAGTGGCCCCTGTTGTGGAAAAAGAAATTATGGATGCCTTTGAAACGTGCGTTGCGGCGGACGTTACCGCGTATGCTGCTGTGAGTAAGTTTTCTACAAGAAACCCTGCGCACGAAGAGCATATTGCGGAATCCATTGCTTCTAAAAGTGATGTGACCTCGTTAGGGCATCGTTTTTCCGGTCAACTGGACTTTCCGCGGCGTATTGCAACGGCCTACTACAACTCCGCAGTTTGGCGTCTTTATAACAGATTTGCAGATGCCGTCGAAGCCGGAGTCCGTGCAAAGGGTATTACAGCTCCTGTAAATATTCTTAAAGCTGACGGTGGAACCATGCCGCTTGAAAGCTCTCGAGAGATCCCTGTGGAATCCATTCTTTCAGGCCCTGCTGCGAGTGTTATGGGCGTGCTTGCTCAGCGTTGTATTGGCAAAGATTGTTCAGATTCCCCATCTCCCGAAGGGGACACGCTTATTTTGGATATCGGCGGAACAACTACAGACATTGCTTTGCTTGTTGTAGATGCTCCGCTTGTGGAAAAAGACGGCATTTCCGTCGGCAGTTTTCCGACCTTGGTTCATGCATTAAAGACTCGCTCCATAGGTGTCGGTGGAGACTCCGCGCTGCATTATTCCGCAGGTGCATTACGTGTAGGCCCTGAGCGAAAAGGCGTTTGCATGGCAGAAGGTGGAAGCAGTCCGGCTTTGATGGACGCACTCATCTATTGCGGACACGCGTCATTCGGTGACAGTTCAGCTAGCCGCAAGGGGATAGAATCTCTTGCCGAAGAATGTGGCATGGAGCCGTTAGCTCTGGCAACATCGGCAATTACTCTTGCTGTAAAAACAATATCACGTGCTGTGCATGAATTTATCGAAGAAGTGAACAGCACTCCTGTATATACTATCCGAGAAATTTTGAGCGGGGCAGACCTGGCACCGGATCAAGTAAGCATTATGGGCGGGCCTGCAGAGGCTTTTCAAAAATTGCTTGCTGATGAATTGCAGATACCGGTGTATACTGTTCCGCAATATGCTGTTGCTAACGCCATTGGTGCTGCCATGACAAAGCCGACATTCGAGCTGGAATTATTTGCAGATACTGAAGCGCAGACGCTGTTTATCCCTGTAATGGGTGAGCGTCGTAGTGTTTCGTCTAAGTATAAATTACTCGATGCTGTGCTGGATGCGAAAGAAGCTTTGGTGAGTTATTTTGAACAGCGCGATATCGTCATCGGTGCTGATGAAATTGAAGTAACCGAAGAACAGTCTTTTAACATGGTTGGCGATTACGGCACAGTTGGAAGAAACATTCGTGTAAAATGCCAGATAACACCAGGGGTTGATATATAG
- a CDS encoding TVP38/TMEM64 family protein: protein MSSSQKKVIINLAVIGLLVAVVLTLRKLGIAEVLEPEWVDTYIRNTGMQGVALFIGIAALLTGMGIPRQLSAFCAGYAFGAVHGFLAAITAVTLGCICCFWVARLLGQETINRRFPNHLQGINGFLQSSPFQTAMIVRLLPVGSNLATNVVAGVSNIRPLSFVAGSSLGYMPQTLIFSLLGSGVTVEPVLRTSVSAVLFILSSAIGVRLYKKYRLLTSQVEQDA from the coding sequence ATGTCTTCAAGTCAAAAAAAAGTTATTATCAACCTTGCAGTTATCGGACTGCTGGTTGCTGTTGTACTTACATTACGTAAATTAGGCATCGCTGAGGTTTTAGAACCTGAGTGGGTCGATACATATATTCGAAATACTGGAATGCAAGGCGTTGCCCTGTTTATCGGAATAGCCGCCTTACTTACAGGCATGGGCATTCCAAGACAACTTTCCGCCTTTTGCGCAGGATATGCGTTTGGTGCCGTCCATGGCTTCTTAGCCGCGATTACAGCAGTGACACTTGGGTGCATATGCTGTTTTTGGGTAGCCCGATTGTTAGGACAGGAAACAATTAACCGCAGATTCCCGAATCACTTACAGGGCATCAACGGTTTTTTACAAAGCTCACCATTTCAGACAGCAATGATTGTGCGCCTGCTCCCAGTCGGCAGCAATCTGGCTACAAACGTAGTTGCCGGTGTAAGTAATATCCGCCCCTTGTCTTTTGTCGCGGGTTCTTCGTTAGGGTACATGCCACAGACTCTCATCTTCTCTCTTCTGGGAAGTGGTGTCACTGTTGAGCCTGTACTCCGTACCAGTGTGAGCGCCGTGCTTTTTATTCTTTCCTCCGCCATTGGCGTGAGATTGTATAAAAAATATCGGCTTCTTACCTCACAAGTGGAACAAGACGCTTAG
- a CDS encoding glycosyltransferase family 2 protein, translated as MTNINSLSIVVPVFNEEDNIPLLFGEINKALSPLDKEWQVIFVDDGSSDNSLQVIRSMGDKHSEVKYVAFAENCGQSAAFKAGFDAAETDVVITIDADLQNDPADIPALLREYERGYTMVIGWRQKRQDTLQKKVASKIGNAIRNKLSRETVKDTGCSLKVMDTTLVQQIPMLTGMHRFLPTLMKMQGATVSEVPVNHRHRQHGESKYGILDRAKATFLDLLAIRWMQSRHFRYSIKDRNL; from the coding sequence ATGACAAATATTAATTCCCTATCTATAGTTGTACCTGTGTTCAACGAAGAAGATAATATTCCCCTTCTTTTCGGTGAAATAAATAAAGCACTCTCTCCGCTCGACAAAGAATGGCAAGTAATTTTTGTTGATGATGGTAGTTCTGATAACAGCCTTCAGGTTATTCGCTCCATGGGCGATAAGCACTCTGAAGTAAAATATGTAGCGTTTGCAGAAAACTGTGGGCAGTCCGCTGCATTCAAAGCTGGCTTTGATGCTGCTGAAACTGACGTAGTGATTACTATCGATGCAGATTTACAGAATGATCCTGCTGATATTCCTGCCCTTCTTCGTGAATACGAACGAGGTTACACAATGGTTATCGGCTGGCGTCAGAAACGTCAGGATACATTGCAGAAAAAAGTTGCTTCCAAAATCGGAAACGCAATCCGTAACAAATTAAGCCGTGAAACCGTAAAAGACACCGGTTGCTCACTTAAAGTTATGGACACCACACTGGTTCAGCAAATTCCGATGCTCACCGGTATGCACCGATTCCTCCCTACGCTTATGAAAATGCAGGGCGCAACTGTTTCTGAAGTACCTGTGAACCACAGACATCGTCAGCATGGAGAGTCCAAATACGGAATCCTCGACAGAGCTAAAGCTACTTTCCTTGATTTGTTAGCTATCCGCTGGATGCAGAGCCGTCACTTCCGTTATTCTATTAAAGATCGCAACTTATAA
- a CDS encoding glycoside hydrolase family 3 protein: MPKIIACCVLFLMIATQSFAVQATESPASEVSLKTMIGQMIMVGFRGEGATAARVILRDIKQHQIGGVILFEKDYLRPQAVRNIISKAQVCDLVDALQDISTIPLFIAIDQEGGLVSRFKPTHGFAGTPSAQKLGEKPVSETFAAGERTGAYLKDVGVNMDFAPVLDVNVNPESPVIGAIQRSFSSDPATVAKYAHAFAQGMGRYGIISGYKHFPGHGSSLSDSHKGLPDVTKTWSKKELLPYAELLGTEPLHVVMVGHLYHRKLDADTPTSLSYPVVTKMLREKLNYDGVIVTDDLQMRAITNQYSIDEAAVKAVQAGSDIVLVGNNMKYDPKIVSKLVTSLTWAVHNGDIPIERIRQSYDRIMKLKHDSGLLVDDVSKQ; encoded by the coding sequence ATGCCAAAAATTATAGCGTGCTGTGTACTGTTTTTAATGATTGCGACGCAGAGCTTTGCTGTGCAGGCCACTGAATCCCCTGCATCTGAAGTTTCTCTCAAAACAATGATCGGTCAAATGATCATGGTTGGTTTTCGGGGAGAGGGTGCTACCGCTGCGCGCGTCATATTGCGGGACATAAAGCAACACCAGATTGGTGGTGTCATTTTATTTGAAAAAGATTACCTGCGGCCACAGGCTGTACGTAATATTATAAGCAAAGCACAGGTGTGTGATCTTGTTGACGCATTGCAGGACATCTCGACTATTCCATTATTCATCGCAATAGATCAGGAAGGCGGGTTGGTCTCACGGTTTAAACCTACACACGGCTTTGCTGGAACGCCTTCTGCTCAAAAGCTGGGTGAAAAGCCGGTGAGTGAAACCTTTGCGGCAGGCGAGCGCACAGGCGCGTATCTTAAAGATGTTGGTGTGAATATGGACTTTGCGCCAGTGCTCGATGTTAATGTGAATCCAGAATCTCCGGTTATTGGTGCCATACAGCGTAGTTTTAGCTCAGACCCTGCGACTGTTGCTAAGTATGCACACGCATTCGCTCAGGGCATGGGACGTTATGGAATCATTTCCGGTTACAAGCATTTTCCGGGACACGGCAGCTCTCTTTCAGATTCCCACAAAGGGCTACCGGACGTTACAAAAACATGGTCGAAGAAAGAGCTACTGCCGTATGCTGAATTGTTAGGTACAGAGCCACTTCATGTCGTTATGGTAGGGCATCTGTACCACCGTAAGCTTGATGCTGATACACCGACATCATTGTCTTATCCGGTAGTTACCAAAATGCTTAGAGAGAAGCTTAATTACGATGGTGTTATTGTGACAGATGATCTGCAAATGAGAGCGATCACAAATCAATACTCCATTGATGAGGCTGCTGTAAAAGCTGTGCAGGCAGGTAGTGACATTGTGCTTGTGGGAAACAACATGAAGTATGATCCGAAAATTGTTTCCAAGCTTGTTACTTCGCTTACATGGGCGGTTCATAATGGCGATATCCCAATCGAGCGAATTCGTCAGTCTTATGATCGGATCATGAAACTTAAGCACGATTCAGGACTACTCGTGGATGATGTCTCGAAGCAATAA